GGATGGACTCCGACTCTGCGCCCATCCCGAAGGCGAATCCCGGTCGATCCGGACTGAATCCATGCAATACCCGCAACTTCGAGCCTCGCGCAGCGGCAGCCCGCGTCGCCCAGTCCACCGCTGCTGTCAAGGCACCGGTGGAGTCGACCCCCACGATGATCTGCGACGTGCTTTCGCGTTCAGACTCTGTGATCTGCACGATGACCTCCAAGGATGCCTCGTCGACGCGCGACCCTGCACGTCGATCGTGGGCCGGACGATGCCCAATTGCGTAGATACGAGCATAGATCGTGTCGCGACCGAGATTCGGACCGCCGCGGCCGCATTTTCCCGACCGCAATAACGTTGGCTGTATGACGGTCGCGGTGAAACAGGAATCGCTTTTCGCGGGTCTCTTCGATGATGCGTCGGCATTGCTCGGCGCGACTCTGCAGCAGGCTCTGGAAGGGCGCGCCGCTCGGCTCGGCACGCCCGATGCCTCCTATGTCGGATCGATGTTGCTACCACCATCCGTGGTGCGAGAGGCCCTCAGCGAGAAGGGCTCGTTACGCATCACGATCGTCGCCGGTCTGCACGACGACATCACGCAGGTGCTGAATCTTGCGGAGACGGTCAGTGCCCATCGCCGTCACGAACTCGTCGGGTTGCACGTACCTCATTCGGCGAGCTGGCGAGAGGCCCTAAATCTTCTTGTGCCGGTGGTCGTTCGGTTGCCCGTCGGCGGAGCCGGCCTGGGGATGTTGGACGAACTCGTCGGAAGCGGGCCGATGATCCGCGCGGGTATCCGCAGCAGTGGACCGAACGCAGCAGACAACGAGGAACTGGCGGCGTTCGTCGTGGGCTGCGCGCAACGCTCGATCGCCTTTCAACTGGCGGGTGGTCTGGGTGGGTGTGTCACCGGAGAGGCCGGGCGCAGCGGACCGGGCATCCTCAATATGTTGCTCGCCACAAAGCTGGCCCTGCGGGACCGCAGCGTCGAAGATGTGACCGCGGTGCTACGGCAGCCTGAGCCGGAGCTTGTGCTGTCCCACGTTCGCGCCATTACCGAGGACAAGGTGCTGCAGATCCGACGCATCTTCCGATCTGTCAGTTACCGGGACGTGCGCACTGCGGTAGGCGATCTCGCAGCCCACTCGCTGATCTCCACAGCCGGTCAGCGCGTCTGACTACCTCGGGTCCGCACCACGCAGGTTTGCGCTGCGAGGTCGTGGATGGCTCTCCGCCCCGCATCGCGAAGCGGCCAGAGGTAATTCACGAATCCGAAAAGGAACGCGAGTGCGCCCAGCGCAGCGACTGGCGCCAACACCACGTTGGCGCATTTCACCAGAAAACGGACAGCTGCGGAACGCAGACTCGGACAACCCGCCGACTCTGCCGGCCGGACGCGCGTTCCGGCGACGATCTTTCCGAGGGTCTGACCGCGCCACGCTGTCATGCCGATCTCATAAACGCCGTAAACCCCGATATTGGCGACCACGATCTGCCACGGCAGTGTCGCCACGTTCTGCGGAATCGAGGGCATCGGCCCGGAGAAACCCCAGTCCGACAGGAAGTTCTGGTAGCGCCGGGCCCACTCCAGCGTCCATGGCAGCGCCACGAGTGCAGCCACCATCGAGGTCAGCAGGTAGTCGATCACCAACCCGCCGGCACGCTGCCACCAGCCGGCCAGTCTGCTGCCGTCGGCCGTCGTCGCAGTCTTCGAGCCCGCTCCAGCGGGTTGCCCCGCCTGCCACTGATTATTGTTCCCAGCGGGCCCGCGGCCGGTTCTCACGCCGTCGTGGGAAGGGTCCGACACGTGCGGTGCCGCCAGTTCGGACTTGTCCAGCCCCGGTTTGATCTTCGGTATCTGCTGGGGCGACCACACGATCCCGTCCCAGTAGCGAAGCTGATCGGGGTCCTGTGGATCCACGTACCAACCGGACGGACGCTGCGTCATGGCCAGATTCTCTCATCGTCGCGAAGTTGCTCAGCGCCGACCGACGAACCACCGTCGCAGCGTGTCGATCCGAGCACCCACCTGATCGTTGGAAGCGCGATCGAGCGCCGGACCACCGCACACCCGCCGCAGCTCGGTATGCAACTGGGCGTGCGGCTCACCGGACTTGCGCGCGTACGCCGCTACCAGCGAGTTCAGTTCCTTGCGCCGAGCAGCCAGCGCCCGGTGCTCGGCTACCGGCGCGCCGGTGGCACGGGGCGCTGAGTCCACCTGCTTCTGCTGCCGTTCACGCAGGAGTTGGGTGACCTGCTCCGGCTCGAGCAAACCCGGTAGGCCGAGGTATTCCTGCTCATCGGCGCTCCCGGTCGCGGAGTTCAACCCGAACTGCTGGGCGTCGAACAGCACGTGGTCGAACTGGGCATCGGATTCGAGCGCCTCGAACGACCCCTGTTCCCCCGTGATCGACTCCGTTGCGTTGGCCGCTGCCAGCAGATCCTCCTCCGGCGCCCACAGGGCTTCCTCCTCCGATGAGCGCGGCCGATCCAGCGCGTGGTCCCGATCGATCTCCATCGCGGCTGCGTGCGTCAGCACAGGCGCCACGCTGGGCAGGAAGATACTCGCTGTCTCACCGCGCCGCCGAGCTCGAACGAATCGTCCGACGGCCTGTGCGAAGTAGAGCGGGGTGGCGGCTGAGGTCGCGTAGACACCAACACACATCCGTGGCACGTCGACACCCTCGGACACCATTCGCACGGCGACCATCCAGCGCTGACCGCCCTCTGCGAACTTCTCGATTCTGCTGGAGGCACCTGCGTCGTCGGACAGCACGACGACCGGGTCCTCGCCACTGATCTGCCCCAGCACTTTCGCGTACGCCCGGGCATTGGCCTGGTCGGAGGCGATCACCAGTCCACCGGCATCGGGCACGTGCCGACGCACCTGCGTCAGCCGGGTGTTCGCTGCCTGCAGGACCGAGGGGATCCAGTCACCGCTCGGGTCCAGAGCCGTCCGCCAGGCAGCTGCCGTCAGGTCTTTGGTCAACGGTTCCCCGAGCCGTGCGGCGATCTCGTCTCCGGCCCGGGTGCGCCAGCGCATCGCCCCGCCGTAGGCCATGAAGATCACGGGGCGCACGACACCGTCCCGCAGCGCCTGTGCGTAACCGTAGGAGTAGTCGCTCGAAGATCGGCGGATACCGTCTGCGCCGGCGTCATACCGCACGAACGGGATCGGACTGGTGTCGGAACGAAACGGCGTGCCGGTCAGCGAAACACGGCGGACAGCCGGTTCGAACGCCTCCCGGATCGCATCACCCCACGACTTGTTGTCGCCCCCATGGTGGATCTCGTCAAGAATCACGAGAGTGCGGTGCGCCTGGGTGCGAGCGCGATGCAACGCCGGCTTGCTGGCCACCCCTGCATAGGTGACCGCGATTCCGTGGTAGCTGCTCGCATGCTCCTGTTGAGCGTTGGTGAAGCGTGGGTCGATCTGAATGCCGACACGTCCGGCGGCATCGGCCCACTGGGTCTTCAGATGCTCGGTGGGCGCCACGATGGTCAGATGGGTCACTATGCCGCGGTCGAGCAGCTCGGTGGCCAACCGCAGCGCGTAGGTGGTCTTGCCTGCGCCAGGCGTAGCAACAGCTAGGAAATCTCGGCGTTCTTCGGCGAAATAAATGTCGAGTGCTGCGGCCTGCCAGGCGCGCAACTTCTGCGCGGTTCCCCAGGCGGCGCGTTCCGGAAAGGCCGGTGAAAGGTGCGACGCGGCTGAGGTACTCATAGGTCTGCAACCCTAACCAGCCGCTCTGACACCTCCCACCCGACTCTCGTCAGCTCGGTGAAAAGTCAGTCGTCGCGCGACTCCTGCTGGGAGTGCTCGGCGTTTTCGCCGTCCACCGGACCCCAACCGCTGTGACTTCGTCCGCTCGTATCGGCAGAGCCACCGCCCTGGCTGTGCGACCCGTCGGCATTCATTCCCTGCGGATGACCGCGATCGACCTGGCCGGCCTCGTGACCGCCGGTGTCGGTAGGCGCATACCCGGAGTGAAAACCGTCTTTCTGGGAGGATTTGCCTCCGCCCTCGCTCTGCTCGCCCGACGCAGCCATCCCACCCGGCTCGTCGTTACGTCCGTCTGCGGGCTGGACGTGGTCACGTTCGTCGTGGCTGGGCGTGTCTGTGGGTTCGGTCATCAAGATCCTCCGGAGCATCGGCGGGCCCAGGGGGAGCCCACCACTGCTTGTACCGTCGCCCCTGGCTGCTCGGCTGTCAATGAGCGGACCGTCAGTTACTGCCGTCCCCACCGTCCTGTGGCGCACGAAGGCCGTCATAGATTTCCTTGCACGTCGGACATACCGGGAATTTCTGCGGATCCCGACCGGGTGTCCAGACCTTTCCGCACAGCGCCGTGACGGGGTCTCCCGACATTGCGCTCTCCAGGATCTTCTCCTTGCGAACGTAGTGCGAGAACCGCTCGTGGTCGCCGGGCTCCTGCTCTTGAGCGCGGACGTCCTCGCGCTCGAGTACCGAGGTGGAGGTGCGGGGGCCGCTCGGCTGTTCCTGGGGACTCGGCGGCACATCGGGGCTGTCAAGGGGCGGCGTCATGGTGCCATCTTAGATTCCGGCGCCATCGGCCGGCCACTGGTTGCTGCTTTGTCGCCGCTGGCTCAGTTGAGCGAGGGGTCGGGTGGGTAGGAGGACAGGAACCGCAACATCCCACGCTGCCGCTGCAGGACCGAGGACCAGAGCTGGGTGGGTTCGAGGGTGAACGCATCGTCGGCCTCGGCCTCGACGACGAACCAGGAACCGCCATCGATCTCGCCCTCCAGCTGGCCGGCACCCCAACCCGCGTACCCGGCGAAGATGCGAATCCCCGCGACCTCGGGCACCACCACCAGCGGTGGCGCGTCGAGATCGACCAGGCCGACAGCACCGAACAGCCTCTTGATGCCGACGGACTCGCTGATTCCGGGCATCCGGACCAGGCCGAGGGCAGTGTCCAACGAGACCGGCCCACCCTGGAACACCTGCGCCGGGGCATTCACATGTTCCTGCCAGCCGGGCAGCACCGAGTCGACTTCTGCCGACAACGGATGGTTCAGGACGAGCCCGTGGGCCCCTTCGTCGTCATGATGAAGCACAAGGACGACGCTGCGTTCGAAAACGTCAGCGTCATCCTCATCGCCGCTCTCTGCGGCGGATGTGCGCCCGCTCGGGGCAGCGACCAAAAGCCGACCGGTCAGATCGTCCATGAGGTCATTCTGCCCCGTGCGCAGCTGCTATCTCTCAATCGCGCGGGCGGCCACGGTTTGCTCCATCGAATCGGCGGGCCGATCCGGACGGTCCGCCGCGGTAGTTACCGGGTCGGCCACCTCGACGAGCACCGCCACCGCCGCTACCACCACGGCCCTGTTCGCGCTTGGGCGTGAGGATGCGGTGCAGATCCTGGTCTGAGATCGGCCGGTCCTCGGGCGTGCGACCGCCCGCTGCACGAATGACCTCATCGCCCGGCCGGGCGCGCTGCAGGCCACCCTCGACACCGGCCTGCTCGAGCAACCGCGTCACGGCCTTGCGCTGATGCGGCAGGGCCAGGGTCACCACAGTGCCGGCCTCTCCCGCACGGGCCGTGCGACCTGCGCGGTGCAGGTAGTCCTTGTGGTCTGCGGGCGGATCGACCTGCAACACCACGCCGACATCATCGACGTGGATCCCACGTGCTGCGACGTCTGTGGCGACCAGCACGGGGATACGGCCGTCTTTGAAGGCGCTGAGCACCTTGTTGCGTTGTCCCTGGTTGAGACCACCATGCAGTGCCGCCGCCAGAACGCCCTGCTCGCGTAGTTCGCTCGCGATGCGGTCGGCTCCCAGCTTGGTCCGGGAGAAGATCACGGTGCGGCCCTCACGGTTGGCGACCTCCGCCGTGACGATCTTCTTGTCGCGCGGCTCGATCAGCAGCGCGTGGTGCGCCATCGTCGAAATGCTGACAGTGCCGTCGTCGGTGGAGTGGGTGACGGGATCGATGAGGTAGCGCTTCACCACTGTGTCGATACCGCGGTCCAGCGTCGCGGAGAAGAGCAGTCGTTGTCCGCCGGCGGGCACCGTGTCCAGAATGGTGGTGATGTCCTCCAGGAAGCCCATCTCCGCCATGTGATCGGCCTCGTCCAGGATCGCGATCTCCACGCGGGACAGATCAGCAGCGCCACGGTTGATCAGGTCCATCAACCGGCCGGGGGTCGCGATCAGCAGGTCGACACCGCGGGCCAGGGCCTGCAGCTGGGGCTCGTACGGCATACCGCCGGCCACCAACTTGTGGTGCAGGCCGATGGCGTGCACCAACGGCTGCAAGGCATCGCTGACCTGCATCGCAAGCTCGCGGGTCGGCACCAGCACCACTGCACGCGGACACTGCGGGCGGGCCTTACCGCCCTGGGCCAGCCGGGTCAACGTGGGCAGCCCGAAGGCAAGCGTCTTACCCGAGCCGGTGCGACCGCGGCCGAGCACATCCCGACCGGCGAGAGCGTCGGGAATCGTGGCGGCCTGAATCGGGAACGGCGAGGTGATGCCGTCGCGGGCCAGTCGCCGCACCAGGACATCCGGCAGCAGCAGATCGGCGAAACCGTTGCTGTCATCGGTGGTCTCGCTGCTGGCACTGTCGTCAGACATAGGAGTCCCTATCGCGGCAACACCCTGATCGACGCGTGCGTTGTCAGCACCGTCCTGATCTGCCACGGCATCGACCACAGGCTGCTCAACCTGCGTCTCGTCCCGCGGTGTCTCCACTCGCGATCCCCGGTCGGAATCACGGGACGTGTCCTGGCGCGGGTAGGTGCGGTCGGTGTTACTGCTGTTGTTGTAAACGGGGCGGTCCTCACGGTTGTTGTAGGAGCGACGCTCGCCACCGCGGTCATCGCGGGCCGGACGGTCGTCACGGTTGTAGGACGGGCGCGAATCGCGGTTGTCCTTGTTGTAGGACGGGCGACTGTCGCGGTTGTCCTTGTTGTAGGACGGGCGACTGTCGCGGTTGTCCCGGTTGTAGGACGGGCGACTGTCGCGGTTGTCCTTGTTGTAGGACGGGCGACTGTCGCGGTTGTCCCGGTTGTAGGCAGGACGGTCATCACGGTTGTAGGACGGGCGACTGTCGCGGTTGTCCCGGTTGTAGGACGGGCGACTGTCGCGGTTGTCCCGGTTGTAGGACGGACGGTCGTCACGGTTGTACGACGGGCGCGAATCGCGGTTGTCCTTGTTGTAGGACGGGCGACTGTCGCGGTTGTCCCGGTTGTAGGACGGGCGACTGTCGCGGTTGTCCCGGTTGTAGGACGGACGGTCGTCACGGTTGTACGACGGGCGCGAATCGCGGTTGTCCTTGCTGTAGGACGGGCGACTGTCGCGGTTGTCCCTGTTGTAGGCGGGGCGGTCCTCACGGTTGAACGACGGGCGGCTGTCGCGGTTGTCCCTGTTGTAGGCGGGGCGGTCCTCACGGTTACCGGAGGAACGACGCTCCCCACCGCGATCATCACGGGAGTCCCGGCTGAACGACGGGCGGCTGTCCCGGTTGTACGAAGGGCGGGAATCGCGGTTGTTGTAGCTGCGAACGCCGCCTGGTCCGCCCTGGCCGCCTTGCCGACGATCAGACGTGCGGGGCGCATCGGAGCCGCGGCTGCTCGGACCGTCGGAGCGGCGAGCAGGAGCGCGCTGCGCTTCCTGCTTCTGGGCCCTGCTCCAGCGCGGCTTCTTGTCGTCAGGCTTCTTGGGTGGGGTCATGGTGTTGCCTCTCAGATATGGGCGCGCACAAAACCCCAAAGGGAAACGACAGCGACAGGTCTCGATGGACCCGTGCTGACGAAAACGAGGTACGCATAGCGCCGTCGAAGATCTCGGCGCCCATACATGAGGAGCCGGTCCGCTGCTGATTGCAGGAGTAGGTGGACCGGTCAAAGAAGAGAACGCAAGATCGCGTGAATACAACTTGAGAGTAGCGGCAGTCAGGCCTACCCACGAATCACACCGGCGCAATCACGTCCCAAACGGCCCCGAAGTGACTGATCTCACCGATGCAGGTCCTCTCCCACTCCTATGGGGGCCCTTCACCCCTCGGACCCGGCATCGGCCGGCTGGGTTCACGCAGCACCTGCTCCCGACGGAGCGTTGTGCCATAGCGTTGTGCAGCGATGACCGACACACGCACGAAGCTATTGACCGCCACCGATGCCGTGCTGCGCGAGGACGGGCTGGCTGCTGTGTCGGCGCGGTCGGTCGCCACCCGGGCGGGGGTCAACCAGGCGTTGGTCTTCTACCACTTCGGCACCGTCACAGATCTCATCGATGCTTCCTGCCGGACAGCACTGGACGCCCGGGTTGCCGTGTACTCCGACCGATTCGATGCCGTGCACACCCTGGAGGCACTCCTCGTCGTGGCGCGCGAACTGAACACCACGGAGCGCCGCGGCGGGAATGTCGGGTCGATGGCGCAGATCCTGGCCGCCGGTCAACACAACGAAATCATCGCCGGCACCGCGCGCTACTGCCTCGGGCAGTGGTCCGCTCAGGTCGAGCGCGTTCTGCGCAGAGTCCTGTCCGGACATCCCCTCGCTGATGTCGTCGACATCGACGGCCTGGCGAATGCGGTGACCTGCGGCTTCATCGGGGTGCAGCTCATGCAGGGTGTCACCAGCGAAGCCGGCGACTCTGCGCTTGCGAGCCTCGATCAGCTCGCGGGGCTGATAGGCGTCCTGGATGACCTGGGACCGGTAGCACGACGGGCGGTCACCACCGGATTACTCCGACGGGAGGCCCGTCGCCGCGCTCACCGGGCTCAGACGACCTGACCCCGCGCTGCCGCCTCGTCCGCGCCCTTACCCCCCGCTGCATCCACCACGGCCTTGGCTACGACTGATGCGATTCCGGGGTGGAAGACGCTTGGGATGATGTAGGCAGCGTTCAGCTCTTCTGGTTTGACCACGTCGGCAAGTGCCATGGCTGCCGCAAGCATGATGTCGAGCGTGATGTCGGTTGCCTGCGCATCCAACAGACCACGGAACACGCCCGGGAAGACGAGCACGTTGTTGATCTGGTTGGCGAAGTCGCTACGGCCCGTGGCGACCACCGTTGCGTGCTCTGCTGCATCGCCCGGATCGACCTCTGGCTTGGGGTTTGCGAGCGCGAAGACCACGGCGCCGTCGGCCATCGTGGCGATATCGTCGCCCGTCAGCAGATCCGGAGCGGAGACGCCGATGAAAACATCGGCGCCGCGCACCGCGTCCTTCAATGTGCCGGTGACGCCTCGTGGGTTGGTGTGCTGTGCCACCCAAGCGAGCGTCGAGGAGCTGTCGCCGACGATGTCGGCCCGGTCACAGTGGACGATTCCGTCGATATCGGCGAGCACCAGGTCGCGCGCACCGGCGTGCAGCATCAACTTGGTGATCGCGGTGCCGGCGGCTCCGGCACCACTCTGCACGATGCGCACATCAGCAAGGTTTTTGCCCACGACCCGCAAGGCGTTTCGTAGGGCCGCGAGTACGACGATCGCCGTACCGTGCTGATCGTCGTGGAAGACCGGGATGTCCAGTTCTTCGCGCAACCTCGCCTCGATGCTGAAACAACGCGGAGCCGAGATGTCCTCGAGGTTGATACCGGCGAACACTGGAGCAATCGCCTTGACGGTACGGACGATCTCGTCCTCATCGGTGGTGTCCAGGCAGATCGGGAAGGCGTCGATGTCGGCGAATCGCTTGAACAGGGCAGCCTTGCCCTCCATGACCGGCATGGCGGCGAGGGGGCCGATATTGCCCAGACCGAGAACCGCCGTACCGTCGGTAACGACCGCCACCGTGTTTCGTTTGATTGTCAGCCGCCGAGCGTCTTCGGGATTCTCCGCGATGGCCATGCAGACCCGAGCCACACCCGGGGTGTATACCATCGACAAGTCGTCACGGTTGCGAATCGGCACCTTGGACTCGATCTTCAATTTGCCACCCAGGTGGGCAAGGAAGACCCGGTCGCTGACCTTGCGGACCTCAACCCCTTCCACCGCGCGCATGGCGTCGACCAGCTCACCGGCATGGTCGGCGTCACGAGCCGCTGCGGTGACGTCCACCTGCATGCGGGCGGTGTCCGAAGAACTGATGTCGAAGGCGGTGACCAGTCCGCCCGCACGCTCGACGGCGCCGGTCAGCTCGCTGACCGCAGTGGGGCGGCCCGGAAGTTCCAGGCGCACGATGATGGAGTTCGAAACCGAAGGCATGAGGGGCATGGGACCTATTGTGCTGCCCGACACGAGGTGCCGCAGGCAACATTTGGAGGTTCGCCGGTAACTGCGGGGCGGATATATCTTTCCGCGTGGAAAATGCGGCCGCCGAAGGGTGTTACTCAACAGTGTGACGTGCCGGGAGTGGAGGTGGCGGGAATCGAACCCGCGTCCGCTAAACGCGCTCCAGGGCTTCTCCGGGTGCAGTGCGCTAAGGATTTTCTCGGCCCCAGGACTCGCACGCACGCGTTCCCTGACAGGCCCAGCCGAGTAAGAGTCCCGCGTCGCCCCTCGGCGTGACGACACAGCAAGTCCTCTAGCTGACGCCAGACACTGAGTCGAGAACAAGCTCAGGCTGACGGACTTCTACGCTCGCTTAGGCAGCGAGGGCGAAGTCGGTGCGCTTGGAATCGGCACCTATTGGTTTTGCACAGATCGTTAACGAGATAACTGTGCATCCTCGACCCGCTTCCCCTGAAATGTCGGTCAACGTCGAAACCGATCACCCCCAGGTTGCGGGCACGTCACACTGTTGAGTTGTCGCCGACCCGTGGGCCGACGTGTTCATCGTAATCGTCAACGGCGACACGAGCCACCGCATTCCGCCTCAGCTGGACAGTCCCTACCCGTACAACGGGCGAAGCGGGTACTCCGCGGTGCCGTCGCGGCCGACTTTCTGGCCGAGCACCTGGTGCAATTGGATGTTGTTGCGGGTGAATCCCAACGCGGAACCCGCCAGGTACAACCCCCAGATCTTGGCGATGGGTAGGCCGGCATCAGCAACGCACTCGTCCCAGTTGTCCTCCAGGTTCTGGGCCCACTGCGTACAGGTACGCGCGTAATGCTCGCGTAGATCCTCCACATGCCGAACCTCGAACCCCTGCGCCTGCATCGCTGACGCGATCGTGCCGACCGGTACGAGTTCGCCGTCCGGAAAGACATACCGGTTGATGAAACCGCCCTTGGTCAGCGAGGGCTTCTTCGTGTCCGTGCGGGTGATGCAGTGGTTCAGCAACCGGCCGCCAGGGCGCAGCTTGGAGTGCAGGAACTGGAAATACGCGGGGTAGTTCTTCGCACCGATGTGTTCGGTGAGGCCGATCGAGCTCACGGCGTCGAAGTCGCCCTCGGTCACGTCGCGGTAGTCGCAGAACCGCACCTCGGCGCGGTCGTCCAGGCGCATCTCCTTGATCTTCTGACCCGCCCAGCTCGCCTGGTTCTGCGACAGGGTGACACCGAGCGCGGTGACGCCGTAGTGCTCGACGGCATGTCGGACCATGCCGCCCCAACCGCACCCGACATCCAGCAGTCGTTGGCCGGGCTGCAGGTCCAGCTTGCGGCAGACCAGATCGTGCTTGTTGGCCTGCGCCTCCTCCAGGCTTGCATCTGCAGTCGGGTACGCAGCACAGGTGTAGGTCATCGACGGGCCGAGCACGAGCTCGTAGAACTCGTTACTGACGTCGTAGTGGTAGCGGATGGCGTCTGCGTCCCGCTTTCGCGAGTGCCGCAGTCCCTCCAGTCCGCGACGCCACTGCGGCGGCTGCTCCTGCTCCGGAAGGGGCGGGATCTGTAGGTTCTTGATCCCGAGACCCCGGGCGATACGCGCCACCTTGGCGAACTGCGGACGCTTGATCTCGAAGTCGGTCATGAACAGGTTCAGGAACTCGTAGGGGTTACCCGGCGGAATGCCATCGAATTCCAGGTCACCGGACAGATAGGCCCGAACCAACCCCAACTCCCCTGGAGAGGTGACCATGTACCGAAGGGCCCGCTCGTTGAGTAGCTCCATAGCGAACGGAGCGTTCGGATTTCCGCCCGTCGAGCCGTCGTAGGCCGTAACGCGTAACGGCAGCTCAGTGCCGAACAGCTCGTCGAAAACCGCACCGATCGTCATCTTCATCGACGCTTCACCGCCTTCGTGTAGAGGTCGGGCAGGCGCCCGTCCGGGTCGTACGTGCTCTTGATCTGCTGATAGTGGGCCCCGCCGTACATCGCCCAGAACTCATCCTGGCCGTAGTAGGCATCGCTGTAGAGGGATTTGTGACCACCGAGGGACTGCACGACGCGCTCGATCGAACGGTTGACATCACCATCCAACGCACCCTCCTCGATCGCCACCGTCGACCAGAAGCCGACATTCACGTAGGTCTCGCCCCGCCGCATTGGGTAGAGCGGCCATGGCTGGCCGGCCCGCGTATCGTCCTCAGACTCGCGAAGCCGCATGGGACACAACCAGATCGGCTCGATCGGTACCTCGCGCAGGAACCACTCGAGAAACTTCTCGGTCTGAGCGAGTGGCAGCTCCACGTCCTGCACGACACGCTCTCGTGGCGCCTTGCCCCTGCGCGCATCGATGGAGGCCATCACGCCATATCTGGTTTCGAAC
This portion of the Dermatophilaceae bacterium Sec6.4 genome encodes:
- a CDS encoding RDD family protein, with translation MTQRPSGWYVDPQDPDQLRYWDGIVWSPQQIPKIKPGLDKSELAAPHVSDPSHDGVRTGRGPAGNNNQWQAGQPAGAGSKTATTADGSRLAGWWQRAGGLVIDYLLTSMVAALVALPWTLEWARRYQNFLSDWGFSGPMPSIPQNVATLPWQIVVANIGVYGVYEIGMTAWRGQTLGKIVAGTRVRPAESAGCPSLRSAAVRFLVKCANVVLAPVAALGALAFLFGFVNYLWPLRDAGRRAIHDLAAQTCVVRTRGSQTR
- a CDS encoding TetR/AcrR family transcriptional regulator, with protein sequence MTDTRTKLLTATDAVLREDGLAAVSARSVATRAGVNQALVFYHFGTVTDLIDASCRTALDARVAVYSDRFDAVHTLEALLVVARELNTTERRGGNVGSMAQILAAGQHNEIIAGTARYCLGQWSAQVERVLRRVLSGHPLADVVDIDGLANAVTCGFIGVQLMQGVTSEAGDSALASLDQLAGLIGVLDDLGPVARRAVTTGLLRREARRRAHRAQTT
- a CDS encoding DUF3039 domain-containing protein, yielding MTPPLDSPDVPPSPQEQPSGPRTSTSVLEREDVRAQEQEPGDHERFSHYVRKEKILESAMSGDPVTALCGKVWTPGRDPQKFPVCPTCKEIYDGLRAPQDGGDGSN
- a CDS encoding YqgE/AlgH family protein, yielding MDDLTGRLLVAAPSGRTSAAESGDEDDADVFERSVVLVLHHDDEGAHGLVLNHPLSAEVDSVLPGWQEHVNAPAQVFQGGPVSLDTALGLVRMPGISESVGIKRLFGAVGLVDLDAPPLVVVPEVAGIRIFAGYAGWGAGQLEGEIDGGSWFVVEAEADDAFTLEPTQLWSSVLQRQRGMLRFLSSYPPDPSLN
- a CDS encoding NAD-dependent malic enzyme, translating into MPLMPSVSNSIIVRLELPGRPTAVSELTGAVERAGGLVTAFDISSSDTARMQVDVTAAARDADHAGELVDAMRAVEGVEVRKVSDRVFLAHLGGKLKIESKVPIRNRDDLSMVYTPGVARVCMAIAENPEDARRLTIKRNTVAVVTDGTAVLGLGNIGPLAAMPVMEGKAALFKRFADIDAFPICLDTTDEDEIVRTVKAIAPVFAGINLEDISAPRCFSIEARLREELDIPVFHDDQHGTAIVVLAALRNALRVVGKNLADVRIVQSGAGAAGTAITKLMLHAGARDLVLADIDGIVHCDRADIVGDSSSTLAWVAQHTNPRGVTGTLKDAVRGADVFIGVSAPDLLTGDDIATMADGAVVFALANPKPEVDPGDAAEHATVVATGRSDFANQINNVLVFPGVFRGLLDAQATDITLDIMLAAAMALADVVKPEELNAAYIIPSVFHPGIASVVAKAVVDAAGGKGADEAAARGQVV
- a CDS encoding DEAD/DEAH box helicase is translated as MTPPKKPDDKKPRWSRAQKQEAQRAPARRSDGPSSRGSDAPRTSDRRQGGQGGPGGVRSYNNRDSRPSYNRDSRPSFSRDSRDDRGGERRSSGNREDRPAYNRDNRDSRPSFNREDRPAYNRDNRDSRPSYSKDNRDSRPSYNRDDRPSYNRDNRDSRPSYNRDNRDSRPSYNKDNRDSRPSYNRDDRPSYNRDNRDSRPSYNRDNRDSRPSYNRDDRPAYNRDNRDSRPSYNKDNRDSRPSYNRDNRDSRPSYNKDNRDSRPSYNKDNRDSRPSYNRDDRPARDDRGGERRSYNNREDRPVYNNSSNTDRTYPRQDTSRDSDRGSRVETPRDETQVEQPVVDAVADQDGADNARVDQGVAAIGTPMSDDSASSETTDDSNGFADLLLPDVLVRRLARDGITSPFPIQAATIPDALAGRDVLGRGRTGSGKTLAFGLPTLTRLAQGGKARPQCPRAVVLVPTRELAMQVSDALQPLVHAIGLHHKLVAGGMPYEPQLQALARGVDLLIATPGRLMDLINRGAADLSRVEIAILDEADHMAEMGFLEDITTILDTVPAGGQRLLFSATLDRGIDTVVKRYLIDPVTHSTDDGTVSISTMAHHALLIEPRDKKIVTAEVANREGRTVIFSRTKLGADRIASELREQGVLAAALHGGLNQGQRNKVLSAFKDGRIPVLVATDVAARGIHVDDVGVVLQVDPPADHKDYLHRAGRTARAGEAGTVVTLALPHQRKAVTRLLEQAGVEGGLQRARPGDEVIRAAGGRTPEDRPISDQDLHRILTPKREQGRGGSGGGGARRGGRPGNYRGGPSGSARRFDGANRGRPRD
- a CDS encoding DEAD/DEAH box helicase encodes the protein MSTSAASHLSPAFPERAAWGTAQKLRAWQAAALDIYFAEERRDFLAVATPGAGKTTYALRLATELLDRGIVTHLTIVAPTEHLKTQWADAAGRVGIQIDPRFTNAQQEHASSYHGIAVTYAGVASKPALHRARTQAHRTLVILDEIHHGGDNKSWGDAIREAFEPAVRRVSLTGTPFRSDTSPIPFVRYDAGADGIRRSSSDYSYGYAQALRDGVVRPVIFMAYGGAMRWRTRAGDEIAARLGEPLTKDLTAAAWRTALDPSGDWIPSVLQAANTRLTQVRRHVPDAGGLVIASDQANARAYAKVLGQISGEDPVVVLSDDAGASSRIEKFAEGGQRWMVAVRMVSEGVDVPRMCVGVYATSAATPLYFAQAVGRFVRARRRGETASIFLPSVAPVLTHAAAMEIDRDHALDRPRSSEEEALWAPEEDLLAAANATESITGEQGSFEALESDAQFDHVLFDAQQFGLNSATGSADEQEYLGLPGLLEPEQVTQLLRERQQKQVDSAPRATGAPVAEHRALAARRKELNSLVAAYARKSGEPHAQLHTELRRVCGGPALDRASNDQVGARIDTLRRWFVGRR
- a CDS encoding cyclopropane-fatty-acyl-phospholipid synthase family protein, whose translation is MKMTIGAVFDELFGTELPLRVTAYDGSTGGNPNAPFAMELLNERALRYMVTSPGELGLVRAYLSGDLEFDGIPPGNPYEFLNLFMTDFEIKRPQFAKVARIARGLGIKNLQIPPLPEQEQPPQWRRGLEGLRHSRKRDADAIRYHYDVSNEFYELVLGPSMTYTCAAYPTADASLEEAQANKHDLVCRKLDLQPGQRLLDVGCGWGGMVRHAVEHYGVTALGVTLSQNQASWAGQKIKEMRLDDRAEVRFCDYRDVTEGDFDAVSSIGLTEHIGAKNYPAYFQFLHSKLRPGGRLLNHCITRTDTKKPSLTKGGFINRYVFPDGELVPVGTIASAMQAQGFEVRHVEDLREHYARTCTQWAQNLEDNWDECVADAGLPIAKIWGLYLAGSALGFTRNNIQLHQVLGQKVGRDGTAEYPLRPLYG